In a single window of the Atlantibacter hermannii genome:
- the yeiQ gene encoding oxidoreductase yeiQ, which yields MKNLATASLPPDVQTPEYDRSALKSRIVHLGFGAFHRAHQALLTDRVLRRNGGDWGICEISLFSGDKLMSALREQDHLFTVLEKGAQGNTAIVVGAVNECLNAKLDGLEAIIEKFCEPQVAIASLTITEKGYCIDPASGQLDAANERIIHDLAHPHAPHSAPGLLVEALARRQARGLAPFTVLSCDNIPENGRVVRQAVLGMAEKRSPELAHWIAEHVSFPATMVDRIVPAATPESLQEVSTLLGVDDPCAISAEPFIQWVVEDHFVAGRPEWEAVGVQMVDDVLPWEQMKLRMLNGSHSFLAWLGYLAGYKHIADCMADENFKTAARRLMLNEQAPTLRITGVDLSAYADSLIERFSNPALKHQTWQIAMDGSQKLPQRMLDSIRWHLANGGDWSLLALGVAGWMRYVSGVDDSGASIDVRDPLVEKIRAQVESSTEETRVEALLSLKEIFGQDLPANPVFIHTLKAAWQNLCRTGSRDAVARLARR from the coding sequence ATGAAAAACCTCGCCACCGCTTCTCTTCCTCCCGACGTGCAAACGCCGGAATATGACCGCAGCGCATTAAAAAGCCGTATCGTGCATCTGGGTTTTGGCGCGTTTCATCGTGCGCACCAGGCATTATTAACGGACCGGGTGTTGCGCAGGAACGGCGGCGACTGGGGCATTTGTGAAATCAGCCTGTTCAGCGGCGATAAGTTGATGAGCGCGCTACGCGAGCAGGATCATCTTTTCACGGTGCTGGAAAAAGGCGCGCAGGGTAACACGGCGATTGTGGTGGGTGCCGTCAATGAATGCCTGAATGCTAAGCTGGACGGCCTTGAAGCCATTATTGAAAAATTCTGCGAACCGCAGGTGGCGATTGCCTCACTCACCATTACTGAGAAAGGTTACTGCATCGATCCGGCCAGCGGCCAGCTTGACGCAGCCAACGAACGCATTATTCACGATCTTGCCCATCCTCACGCCCCGCACTCAGCGCCGGGCCTGTTAGTGGAGGCGCTGGCGCGTCGCCAGGCGCGCGGGCTCGCTCCCTTTACCGTACTGTCCTGCGATAACATCCCTGAAAATGGCCGCGTGGTGCGCCAGGCGGTACTCGGTATGGCAGAAAAGCGTTCACCGGAACTGGCGCACTGGATTGCCGAACATGTTTCGTTCCCGGCCACCATGGTCGACAGGATTGTGCCCGCCGCGACGCCGGAATCCTTACAGGAAGTCAGCACCCTTCTCGGCGTGGACGATCCGTGCGCCATCAGCGCTGAGCCGTTTATTCAGTGGGTAGTCGAAGATCATTTTGTTGCGGGCCGTCCCGAGTGGGAAGCGGTCGGTGTCCAGATGGTTGACGACGTTCTGCCCTGGGAGCAGATGAAACTGCGCATGCTTAACGGCAGCCACTCCTTCCTGGCCTGGCTGGGCTATCTGGCGGGATATAAGCACATTGCCGACTGTATGGCTGACGAGAATTTTAAAACCGCAGCCCGCCGGTTGATGCTTAATGAACAGGCGCCCACTCTGCGTATTACCGGCGTGGATCTCAGCGCCTACGCCGACAGCCTGATCGAACGCTTCAGCAATCCGGCGCTGAAGCACCAGACCTGGCAAATTGCGATGGATGGCAGCCAGAAATTGCCTCAGCGTATGCTGGACAGTATTCGCTGGCATCTGGCGAACGGCGGTGACTGGTCGTTACTGGCGCTGGGCGTGGCGGGCTGGATGCGCTACGTCAGCGGTGTTGATGACAGCGGCGCGTCCATTGACGTACGCGACCCGCTGGTGGAAAAAATCCGCGCTCAGGTGGAAAGCAGCACAGAGGAAACCCGCGTGGAGGCGTTGTTGAGCCTGAAAGAAATTTTTGGCCAGGATCTGCCTGCTAACCCGGTATTTATCCATACCCTGAAAGCGGCATGGCAAAACCTGTGCCGAACCGGCTCGCGTGATGCCGTCGCACGCCTGGCACGTCGTTAA
- the yeiU gene encoding undecaprenyl pyrophosphate phosphatase: MKTRLPLIVLMNLAGLALFFSWLLLPGHGFWFPVDAGVFRFFNNLLTENRAFLWLVAITNNRAFDGCSLLAMGLLMLSYWVKETPYGRRQIIIMGVVMLLTAVVLNQLGQMIPVQRHSPTLFFTDINRVSDLLNVPTKDASKDSFPGDHGMMLMIFCGFMLRYFGVRAFAISLIIFVVFSLPRMMIGAHWFTDIFVGSLSVILVGLPWVLMTPLSDIIITRLNHYLPGKNKSLHKHN, encoded by the coding sequence ATGAAAACGCGCCTCCCTCTTATTGTGTTGATGAATCTTGCCGGGCTGGCTTTATTCTTTTCCTGGCTGCTGCTTCCCGGCCACGGGTTTTGGTTTCCGGTGGACGCCGGTGTATTCCGCTTCTTCAATAACCTGTTAACGGAGAATCGGGCCTTTTTATGGCTGGTCGCGATCACCAATAACCGCGCTTTCGATGGCTGCTCGCTGCTGGCGATGGGTCTGCTGATGCTCTCTTACTGGGTAAAAGAAACGCCTTATGGCCGCCGCCAGATTATCATCATGGGCGTTGTCATGCTGCTGACCGCAGTCGTGTTGAATCAGCTGGGACAAATGATTCCGGTGCAGCGCCATAGCCCGACGCTTTTCTTCACCGATATTAACCGGGTCAGTGATTTACTGAATGTCCCCACGAAAGATGCGTCTAAAGACAGCTTCCCTGGCGATCACGGCATGATGCTGATGATATTTTGCGGATTCATGCTGCGCTATTTTGGAGTGCGGGCTTTTGCGATTTCCCTGATTATTTTTGTGGTTTTTTCATTGCCGAGAATGATGATTGGCGCTCACTGGTTTACTGATATTTTCGTGGGATCCTTATCCGTAATTTTAGTAGGGCTTCCCTGGGTATTAATGACACCGCTAAGCGATATAATTATCACGCGACTGAACCACTATTTACCTGGAAAGAATAAATCTCTCCATAAACACAACTAA
- the yjiA_3 gene encoding cobalamin synthesis protein: MTKTNLITGFLGSGKTTTILHLLANKDPAEKWAVLVNEFGEVGIDGALLADTGALLKEIPGGCMCCVNGLPMQVGLNTLLRQGKPDRLLIEPTGLGHPKQILDMLTAPVYEPWIDLRATLCLLDARQLLDEQYLNNDNFRDQLAAADIIIANKQDRADDAAVKALQQWQENMGDERQLITATQGQIDVALLDAPRRNTRELPSSPDHVHAHPSSRGLAALNLASHQRWRRSLNQGQGYHACGWIFDSETVFDTIGLLEWARLAPVDRVKGVMRIPEGLVRINRQGMDFHIETQNVAPPDSRIELIHNDQPDWNALQSSLLKIRLS, from the coding sequence GTGACTAAAACCAACCTGATTACCGGCTTTTTAGGCAGCGGTAAAACCACCACGATCCTACATCTGTTAGCCAATAAAGATCCCGCCGAGAAATGGGCAGTACTGGTGAATGAGTTTGGCGAAGTCGGCATTGACGGCGCACTGCTCGCCGATACCGGCGCACTGCTTAAAGAGATCCCCGGTGGCTGCATGTGCTGCGTCAATGGCCTGCCGATGCAGGTCGGACTGAATACCCTGCTGCGCCAGGGCAAGCCGGACCGTCTGCTGATTGAGCCGACCGGCCTGGGCCACCCCAAACAGATACTCGATATGTTAACCGCGCCGGTTTATGAGCCGTGGATTGATTTGCGCGCCACGCTGTGCCTGCTGGACGCCCGCCAGTTGCTGGATGAGCAATACCTGAATAACGATAACTTTCGCGATCAACTGGCCGCCGCCGACATTATTATCGCTAATAAACAGGACCGGGCAGACGACGCTGCAGTAAAGGCATTACAGCAGTGGCAGGAAAACATGGGCGATGAGCGCCAACTGATTACCGCGACTCAGGGCCAAATCGATGTGGCCTTGCTGGACGCCCCGCGCCGCAATACCCGTGAGCTTCCTTCCAGCCCGGACCATGTCCACGCGCATCCGTCGTCACGCGGACTGGCGGCGCTGAATTTAGCCAGCCATCAACGCTGGCGGCGCAGCCTTAATCAGGGTCAGGGCTATCACGCCTGCGGCTGGATTTTTGATAGCGAAACCGTGTTCGATACCATCGGCCTGCTCGAATGGGCGCGCCTCGCGCCGGTCGACCGAGTGAAGGGCGTGATGCGTATTCCGGAAGGTCTGGTGCGTATCAATCGCCAGGGAATGGACTTTCATATCGAGACGCAAAATGTGGCACCGCCGGACAGCCGCATTGAGCTTATTCATAACGATCAACCCGACTGGAATGCGCTGCAATCAAGTTTGTTGAAGATTCGTTTAAGTTAG
- the yejA gene encoding oligopeptide ABC transporter substrate-binding protein — protein MFARALILLLSLISTVGYTQNIKESYSLAVLGEPKYAVDFTHFDYVDPAAPKGGSITLSNIGTFDNFNRYALRGNPAVRTESLYDALFTTSDDEPASYYPLIAERMRYPDNYAWAEVEINPNARFHDGSPITAEDVAFTFSKFMTEGVPQFRLYYKGTTVKAIAPLTVRIELGAPGKENLLGLLSLPVMPKAYWKDHKLSDPLSRPPLASGPYKITAWKMGQYVVYSRVKDYWAANLPVNRGRWNFDSIRYDYYLDDNVAFEAFKAGAFDFRAEVSAKNWATRYTGKNFDSKFIIKDEQKSEAAKDTRWLAFNIQRPQFTDRRVREAITLAFDFEWMNKALFYHAYSRPNSYFQNTEYAARDYPKADELVLLAPMKAELPPEVFTTIYQPPVSKGDGFDRENLLKAMALLKEAGWVLKDQKLVNVKTGQPFSFELLLSSGGNNQWVLPFQHNLERLGITMNIRQVDNSQITNRLRTRDYDMMPTLWRAMPWPGTDLQISWASQYIDSSYNAPGVKSPVVDNLINQIMAHQGDKEKLLPLGRALDRVLTWNFYMLPMWYIPADRFAYWDKFSHPAIAPLYSLGFDTWWYDVNRAAKLPAGRR, from the coding sequence ATGTTCGCGCGCGCACTGATTTTGCTGCTTAGTCTGATAAGCACCGTGGGATACACGCAAAATATCAAAGAGAGTTATTCCCTGGCGGTATTGGGGGAACCTAAATATGCCGTGGATTTTACCCACTTTGATTATGTCGACCCTGCCGCGCCCAAGGGTGGAAGCATCACCCTTTCCAACATCGGCACCTTTGATAACTTCAACCGCTACGCCCTGCGGGGTAACCCTGCCGTGCGCACGGAGAGTCTCTACGACGCCCTGTTTACCACTTCTGACGATGAGCCTGCCAGTTATTACCCGTTAATTGCCGAACGGATGCGGTATCCCGATAACTACGCCTGGGCGGAAGTGGAAATTAATCCGAATGCGCGTTTCCACGATGGCAGCCCGATTACCGCCGAAGATGTTGCCTTCACCTTTTCAAAATTTATGACCGAAGGCGTGCCGCAGTTTCGTCTCTATTATAAAGGCACCACGGTAAAGGCTATCGCGCCGCTGACGGTCCGTATTGAGCTGGGCGCACCGGGCAAAGAAAACTTACTGGGACTGCTGTCGTTGCCGGTCATGCCGAAAGCGTACTGGAAAGATCATAAACTCAGCGATCCGCTGTCCCGCCCGCCGCTCGCCAGCGGGCCGTACAAAATTACCGCCTGGAAAATGGGCCAGTATGTGGTCTATTCACGCGTTAAGGATTACTGGGCCGCTAACCTGCCGGTTAACCGCGGGCGCTGGAACTTCGATTCCATCCGCTACGATTACTACCTTGACGATAACGTGGCATTTGAGGCTTTCAAGGCCGGTGCGTTTGATTTCCGTGCCGAAGTCAGCGCCAAAAACTGGGCCACCCGCTACACCGGAAAAAACTTCGACAGTAAGTTCATCATCAAGGACGAGCAAAAAAGCGAAGCCGCGAAAGACACCCGCTGGCTGGCGTTTAATATCCAGCGTCCGCAGTTTACCGACCGCCGGGTACGCGAGGCGATCACCCTGGCGTTTGATTTTGAATGGATGAATAAGGCGTTGTTTTATCACGCTTACAGCCGTCCGAATAGCTACTTCCAGAATACCGAATACGCGGCGCGCGATTATCCCAAAGCCGATGAGCTGGTGCTGCTGGCACCGATGAAAGCCGAACTTCCCCCGGAGGTGTTCACCACTATTTATCAGCCGCCGGTATCAAAAGGCGATGGTTTCGATCGCGAAAACCTGCTCAAGGCAATGGCATTGCTGAAAGAAGCGGGATGGGTGTTGAAAGACCAGAAGCTGGTGAATGTGAAAACCGGTCAGCCGTTCAGCTTCGAGCTGCTGCTCTCCTCAGGTGGTAATAATCAGTGGGTGCTTCCGTTTCAGCATAACCTTGAACGCCTGGGCATCACCATGAACATCCGTCAGGTCGACAATTCGCAGATAACCAACCGCCTGCGAACCCGGGATTACGACATGATGCCGACGCTGTGGCGTGCGATGCCCTGGCCGGGCACCGATTTACAGATTTCCTGGGCGTCGCAATATATCGATTCCAGCTATAACGCGCCGGGGGTAAAAAGCCCGGTGGTGGATAACCTTATCAACCAGATCATGGCGCATCAGGGCGATAAAGAAAAATTGTTGCCGCTGGGCCGCGCCCTTGACCGGGTGCTCACATGGAATTTCTACATGTTGCCGATGTGGTACATTCCGGCTGACCGTTTCGCCTACTGGGATAAATTTTCGCATCCGGCCATTGCGCCACTTTATTCACTGGGTTTCGACACCTGGTGGTATGACGTTAACCGTGCGGCAAAACTGCCCGCTGGTCGGCGCTAA
- the rtn gene encoding putative signal transduction protein, with protein MRAAHIFERYLATPRKIILISIMVGLLLAICASVINALWLHHKREQAYDILTHSIREYVHGYFHDLEGVVTTLQPLTVSGCNQVSSDLTSQAAFNTNVRAFVLVDNGTAYCSSATGAMSMPVSILAPGIDIKKSVDMAILPGTTMVPGKPTIVIWFQNPAHPQRGIVTTLNVNLTPYLLFTARHRDAPSMAMVVGDKAITTRTAGVHTLSPLSAPPLRIVKIAEYPIQLYVYGKTWSGEDVLLSVLAGTLFGLGGGVVCGYILYNRQRSGKEIMQGMRRNQFYIVWQPVVESEGLTMTGVEVLMRWEHPDAGTIPPDAFISFAEAQQLIVPLTRHLFTLIAKEVPLLKDVLPPGGKIGINIAPGHLHSPEFKEDIRQFAASLPSNDFQIVFEITERDMIEEQQAASLFEWLHQQGFEIAVDDFGTGHSALIYLERFTMDYLKIDRGFVNAIGTETVTSPVLDAVITLARRLNMMTVAEGVETCEQAKWLKERGVNYLQGFYFSRPMRVAQLIEWQRNRSER; from the coding sequence ATGAGAGCAGCTCATATCTTCGAGCGATATCTGGCGACGCCGCGCAAAATCATCCTCATCAGCATTATGGTCGGTTTGCTGCTGGCAATCTGCGCCTCCGTCATTAACGCACTGTGGCTGCACCATAAGCGTGAACAGGCTTACGATATTCTTACCCACAGTATCCGGGAGTATGTGCATGGCTACTTCCACGATCTCGAGGGTGTGGTCACGACGCTGCAGCCTCTGACGGTTTCCGGCTGTAATCAGGTCTCATCAGATCTTACCTCGCAAGCGGCATTTAACACTAACGTCCGGGCCTTTGTACTGGTGGATAACGGCACGGCCTACTGCTCGTCGGCAACGGGCGCAATGTCAATGCCGGTATCGATACTGGCGCCGGGAATCGATATCAAAAAATCTGTCGATATGGCTATTCTGCCCGGCACAACCATGGTGCCCGGTAAGCCCACTATTGTGATTTGGTTTCAAAACCCAGCCCATCCGCAGCGGGGGATCGTTACCACGCTGAATGTCAATTTAACGCCATATTTGCTGTTCACCGCCCGCCATCGCGATGCGCCGAGCATGGCGATGGTCGTGGGCGACAAAGCCATCACCACCCGTACGGCAGGCGTCCACACGCTTTCCCCTCTCTCCGCGCCGCCACTGCGTATTGTGAAGATCGCGGAGTATCCGATTCAGCTCTATGTGTACGGGAAAACCTGGTCCGGCGAAGACGTTCTGTTGTCAGTACTGGCTGGAACGCTATTCGGCCTCGGTGGCGGCGTGGTGTGCGGTTATATCCTGTATAACCGTCAGCGTTCCGGTAAAGAAATCATGCAGGGAATGCGCCGTAACCAGTTTTATATTGTCTGGCAGCCGGTCGTGGAATCCGAGGGATTAACGATGACGGGCGTGGAAGTTTTGATGCGCTGGGAACACCCCGACGCCGGGACTATCCCTCCTGACGCCTTTATCAGCTTCGCTGAGGCGCAACAGCTTATTGTTCCACTGACGCGCCATCTGTTTACGTTAATCGCTAAAGAGGTGCCGTTACTGAAGGATGTGCTGCCGCCGGGCGGCAAAATTGGCATCAATATCGCGCCCGGGCATCTGCATTCACCGGAATTCAAGGAGGATATCCGTCAGTTTGCCGCTTCACTGCCCTCAAACGATTTTCAGATTGTGTTTGAAATTACCGAGCGCGATATGATCGAAGAACAACAGGCTGCCTCGCTCTTTGAATGGTTACACCAGCAGGGTTTTGAAATCGCTGTGGATGATTTCGGTACCGGTCATAGCGCGTTGATTTATCTGGAACGGTTCACGATGGATTATCTGAAAATCGATCGGGGTTTCGTCAATGCCATTGGAACGGAAACCGTTACCTCCCCTGTGCTGGACGCGGTGATCACCCTCGCCCGCCGGTTGAATATGATGACCGTGGCGGAAGGGGTGGAAACATGTGAGCAGGCGAAATGGCTGAAGGAGCGCGGCGTCAACTACTTACAGGGGTTTTACTTTTCACGCCCGATGCGTGTGGCGCAGCTTATCGAATGGCAGCGAAACCGGTCAGAAAGATAA
- the yeiW gene encoding UPF0153 cysteine cluster protein, function uncharacterised has protein sequence MECRPDCGACCIAPSISTPIPGMPHGKPANTRCIQLSDNNLCQIFTSPLRPAVCAGLQPSREMCLTSRDAAMVYLIQLETDTAP, from the coding sequence ATGGAATGCCGTCCCGACTGCGGCGCGTGTTGTATTGCGCCCTCAATTTCCACCCCTATACCCGGCATGCCGCATGGCAAGCCTGCGAATACGCGTTGTATTCAGCTTTCAGATAATAACCTGTGTCAGATATTTACCTCGCCGCTGCGTCCTGCCGTGTGCGCAGGTTTACAACCCAGCCGGGAGATGTGTTTAACCAGTCGGGACGCCGCCATGGTGTATTTGATCCAGCTTGAAACGGATACGGCCCCGTAA
- the spr_2 gene encoding lipoprotein: MVKSQPIVRYFLRVIPAIAVAVLLSACSSTHTAKNAHSETHAVGSNDSFLLQASQDEFEQMVRNVDIKSRLMEQYASWKGVRYRLGGSTRSGIDCSGFVQRTFREQFGLELPRSTYEQQEMGKHVSRTGLRTGDLVLFRAGSTGRHVGIYIGNNQFVHASTSSGVVISSMDEPYWNKRYNEARRVLSRT, from the coding sequence ATGGTCAAATCTCAGCCGATTGTGAGATATTTCTTGCGGGTAATCCCTGCGATTGCAGTAGCGGTACTGCTTTCCGCTTGTAGCTCCACCCATACCGCGAAGAATGCGCATTCTGAGACGCATGCAGTAGGCAGTAACGACAGTTTTTTACTGCAAGCCTCTCAGGATGAATTTGAACAAATGGTCCGTAACGTCGATATCAAATCGCGTTTAATGGAACAATACGCAAGCTGGAAAGGCGTTCGCTATCGCCTCGGCGGCAGCACCCGTAGCGGCATTGATTGCTCCGGTTTCGTGCAGCGCACTTTCCGCGAACAATTTGGTTTAGAGTTGCCGCGTTCGACTTACGAACAGCAAGAGATGGGTAAACACGTTTCCCGTACTGGCTTGCGAACCGGTGATTTGGTTCTGTTCCGTGCAGGTTCAACCGGACGCCATGTCGGTATTTATATCGGCAATAATCAGTTCGTTCATGCTTCCACCAGCAGTGGCGTTGTCATTTCCAGCATGGATGAGCCTTACTGGAATAAGCGTTACAACGAAGCACGGCGCGTACTGAGCCGCACTTAA
- the yeiP gene encoding Elongation factor P-like protein, which produces MPRANETKKGMVLNYNGKLLLVKDIDIQAPSARGAATLYKMRFSDVRTGLKVEERFKGDDIVDTVTLTRRFVNFSYVDGNEYVFMDAEDYTPFIFNKEQIEDELLFIPEGGMPDMQVLTWDEQLLALELPQTVDLEIVETSPGIKGASASARTKPATLSTGLVIQVPEYLSTGDKIRIHIPERRYMGRAD; this is translated from the coding sequence ATGCCAAGAGCAAACGAAACAAAGAAAGGTATGGTTCTCAATTACAACGGCAAGTTGCTGTTGGTAAAAGACATTGATATTCAGGCGCCTAGCGCGCGCGGCGCAGCGACGCTGTACAAAATGCGTTTCTCGGATGTGCGTACCGGCCTGAAAGTGGAAGAACGCTTTAAAGGCGACGATATTGTCGATACCGTGACCCTGACGCGCCGCTTCGTGAATTTTTCTTACGTTGACGGTAATGAGTACGTCTTCATGGACGCCGAAGACTACACGCCGTTTATCTTCAATAAAGAGCAGATTGAAGACGAACTGCTGTTTATTCCTGAAGGCGGTATGCCGGATATGCAGGTGCTGACCTGGGACGAACAGCTGCTGGCGCTGGAACTGCCGCAGACGGTGGATCTGGAAATCGTTGAAACCTCGCCGGGCATTAAAGGCGCCTCTGCCAGCGCCCGTACCAAACCTGCGACGCTGTCTACTGGCCTCGTTATTCAGGTGCCGGAATACCTGAGCACTGGTGATAAAATCCGCATTCATATTCCGGAGCGCCGCTACATGGGTCGCGCCGATTAA
- the fadH_2 gene encoding NADPH 2,4-dienoyl-CoA reductase, protein MIATDILFQPISIRNVEIKNRYVMAPMGNVGHADAQGAFSQSAVDYFAARARGGVGLIITGLCDVAPHIEGITPCHMPLPTLNPNAFLYSAIELTERVHAWGSKIFLQLTAGFGYSGKSTVATKPVAPSPIANRWQPEIEHRALTRSEIYQFIEGFVQSAKIAQKSGFDGVEIHAVHEGYLLDQFTLAFYNNRQDEFGGSLEARLKFPVEIVKAIKAACGDDFPVALRFSLKSFIKDHRQGAVPGEVFEEKGRDVAEGLAAAKILVAAGYDALDVDAGTYDSWYWNHPPMYFGKKGIYLEFSRQVKQAVDVPVIVAGRMDDDQLARQALLNGDCDLVGLGRPLLADPDLPNKVRLNQTAAIRPCLSCHEGCMGRFARGGRLSCAVNPACGREAAFALSPALNKKQVVVVGGGVAGMEAARVAAIRGHRVSLYEKSGALGGVVIPGGMPPFKSDDRDLLKWYQHALGETDVQITLNHEITREDICAIQPDAVIIATGSTPVIPPIKGHGSIPTYCASEVLMQTELAGPRVAIVGAGLVGAELGLWLKRLGRTVILIEASDKILGGGMPVMNADMLTDLLHYEYVEIHRETRVTEITPRGIRIVGPEGERDVNVDTVVYAVGYRSENRLWNEIKADAVESYLLGDAKRVNNIMYAIWDAFEIARNL, encoded by the coding sequence ATGATTGCAACCGATATCCTTTTTCAGCCCATCAGTATCAGAAATGTCGAAATCAAAAACCGCTATGTGATGGCCCCTATGGGTAATGTGGGTCATGCCGATGCACAGGGCGCATTCAGCCAGAGCGCGGTAGATTATTTTGCAGCGCGCGCCCGGGGTGGCGTGGGGCTTATCATTACCGGACTGTGCGATGTCGCCCCGCATATCGAAGGCATTACGCCGTGTCATATGCCGCTTCCGACCCTTAATCCCAACGCATTTTTATACAGTGCGATTGAGCTGACCGAGCGCGTCCATGCGTGGGGCAGCAAAATCTTTCTGCAACTTACCGCGGGCTTCGGTTATTCAGGCAAATCGACAGTCGCCACCAAACCCGTCGCCCCCTCTCCCATTGCAAACCGCTGGCAGCCTGAAATTGAACATCGTGCCTTAACGCGCAGTGAGATTTATCAGTTTATCGAGGGCTTTGTGCAGAGCGCGAAAATTGCGCAAAAAAGCGGCTTTGATGGTGTCGAAATCCATGCGGTGCATGAGGGGTATTTACTGGATCAATTCACGCTCGCTTTCTATAACAATCGCCAGGATGAGTTCGGCGGCAGTCTGGAGGCGCGCCTGAAGTTTCCCGTCGAAATTGTGAAAGCCATTAAAGCGGCCTGTGGAGACGACTTCCCGGTGGCGCTGCGTTTCAGTCTGAAGAGTTTTATCAAGGATCACCGTCAGGGCGCCGTGCCTGGGGAAGTGTTTGAGGAAAAAGGGCGTGATGTGGCTGAGGGGCTTGCCGCGGCAAAAATCCTGGTGGCGGCAGGCTATGACGCACTGGATGTGGATGCCGGTACTTACGATTCGTGGTACTGGAATCATCCACCTATGTATTTCGGCAAAAAGGGTATCTACCTGGAATTTTCCCGGCAGGTTAAACAAGCCGTGGATGTGCCGGTGATTGTCGCTGGCCGGATGGATGACGACCAACTGGCACGCCAGGCGCTTTTGAACGGAGATTGCGATCTGGTTGGTCTGGGTCGGCCACTGTTAGCCGATCCCGATCTGCCCAATAAAGTCCGCCTTAACCAAACGGCGGCTATTCGCCCTTGCTTATCCTGCCACGAAGGGTGCATGGGCCGTTTTGCCCGAGGCGGCCGGTTAAGCTGCGCGGTAAACCCGGCATGTGGCCGCGAAGCGGCTTTTGCCCTCTCGCCAGCTCTGAATAAAAAGCAGGTGGTGGTGGTCGGTGGCGGGGTGGCAGGGATGGAAGCGGCCCGGGTAGCGGCCATTCGCGGGCATCGCGTCAGCCTGTATGAAAAAAGCGGCGCGCTTGGCGGCGTGGTGATCCCAGGTGGCATGCCGCCTTTTAAATCGGACGATCGTGATTTGCTGAAGTGGTATCAGCATGCGCTGGGTGAAACCGACGTCCAGATTACCCTCAATCACGAAATTACCCGTGAGGACATCTGCGCCATTCAGCCAGACGCCGTGATTATCGCCACCGGATCGACGCCGGTGATCCCACCGATAAAAGGGCACGGCAGTATTCCCACCTACTGTGCCAGCGAGGTGCTGATGCAAACTGAACTGGCTGGCCCGCGGGTGGCCATTGTCGGCGCAGGGTTAGTGGGTGCTGAGCTGGGTCTGTGGCTGAAACGGTTGGGCCGAACGGTCATATTGATTGAAGCCAGTGACAAGATACTGGGTGGCGGCATGCCTGTTATGAATGCGGATATGCTCACCGACTTGCTTCATTATGAATATGTTGAAATCCACCGTGAGACGCGGGTCACCGAGATAACTCCCCGTGGGATCAGGATCGTCGGCCCGGAAGGCGAGCGCGACGTGAATGTGGATACCGTGGTGTACGCCGTGGGTTATCGCAGCGAAAACCGTCTGTGGAACGAGATAAAAGCGGACGCTGTAGAAAGTTATTTACTGGGCGACGCAAAACGGGTGAATAACATCATGTATGCAATTTGGGATGCATTTGAAATCGCGCGTAATTTGTAA